In Zingiber officinale cultivar Zhangliang chromosome 1A, Zo_v1.1, whole genome shotgun sequence, a genomic segment contains:
- the LOC122030518 gene encoding probable protein S-acyltransferase 4 isoform X1, which translates to MAMPEQREGIKRLRLYQAWKGNNIFFCGGRLIFGPDVASLFLTTILIAGPAITFCIDIILKMNKDEKQHSTILGFPVLILTLLMTIADLTFLFMTSGRDPGIVQRNTRPLDGDEAYNATTPSMEWISGRAPRLRLPRTKDVIVNGFVLKVKYCDTCMLYRPPRASHCSICNNCVKKFDHHCPWVGQCIGLRNYRFFSLFISTSTFLCIFIFIFSWLNIIDQKKHYGNSTWKSMKHEAMSLVLIVYIFIMVWFVGGLTVLHCYLMSTNQTTYENFRYRYVKKDNPHNNGYWRNFKEVFFSKIPPSEHDFRSFMDEETIEVGPYTPNIGINVTSMKEKFGIEMGNKFAVCDNMTIPSILQNLDYSSIEDNEDVKDQTDDNAFDPLGIHFSQKCHRCSPRHSASKSCGSENEASGNERAAKEAPEAVNDERTTNQRYSNMV; encoded by the exons ATGGCGATGCCAGAGCAAAGAGAGGGGATCAAGAGGTTGAGATTGTATCAAGCTTGGAAGGGAAACAAt ATATTCTTTTGTGGTGGAAGATTAATATTTGGCCCAGATGTTGCTTCATTATTCTTAACAACAATTCTAATAGCTGGTCCAGCAATAACATTCTGCATCGATATAATCTTGAAAATGAACAAGGATGAGAAGCAACACAGTACGATCCTTGGATTTCCAGTTCTGATACTGACATTGCTGATGACAATTGCT GACTTGACCTTTTTGTTCATGACGTCCGGTCGAGACCCAGGTATCGTGCAAAGGAACACAAGGCCACTGGATGGCGATGAAGCATACAATGCCACAACTCCATCCATGGAGTGGATCAGTGGAAGAGCACCTCGTCTACGGTTGCCTAGAACAAAGGATGTCATTGTGAATGGCTTTGTCCTCAAAGTGAAGTATTGTGATACTTGCATGTTGTACCGGCCACCTCGCGCCTCACATTGCTCAATCTGCAACAATTGTGTGAAGAAGTTCGATCATCATTGCCCATGGGTTGGTCAGTGCATTGGACTA CGAAACTATCGGTTCTTCAGTTTATTTATATCGACGTCTACATTTCTCTGCattttcatcttcatcttctcctgGCTGAACATTATTGATCAAAAGAAGCACTATGGAAATTCGACGTGGAAGTCCATGAAACATGAGGCGATGTCATTGGTTCTCATAGTGTACATTTTCATCATGGTGTGGTTCGTTGGCGGGCTTACTGTTCTCCATTGCTATCTAATGAGTACAAATCAG ACAACCTATGAAAACTTCCGATATCGATACGTTAAGAAAGACAACCCCCACAACAACGGCTACTGGAGAAATTTCAAAGAGGTTTTTTTCTCAAAGATCCCACCTTCAGAGCATGATTTTAGATCATTTATGGATGAGGAAACGATAGAAGTTGGACCTTACACCCCAAACATTGGCATAAACGTAACGAGCATGAAAGAGAAGTTTGGCATAGAGATGGGCAATAAATTTGCAGTGTGCGACAATATGACCATTCCAAGTATACTACAGAATCTGGACTACAGTAGCATTGAGGATAACGAAGATGTCAAGGATCAAACCGACGACAATGCATTCGATCCTCTTGGTATTCATTTTTCTCAAAAGTGTCATCGTTGTTCACCAAGGCATTCGGCTTCAAAAAGCTGCGGTAGCGAAAATGAAGCGTCTGGTAATGAAAGGGCAGCTAAGGAAGCTCCTGAAGCTGTCAATGATGAAAGAACTACCAATCAAAGATACTCAAACATGGTATAA
- the LOC122030518 gene encoding probable protein S-acyltransferase 4 isoform X2 produces the protein MNKDEKQHSTILGFPVLILTLLMTIADLTFLFMTSGRDPGIVQRNTRPLDGDEAYNATTPSMEWISGRAPRLRLPRTKDVIVNGFVLKVKYCDTCMLYRPPRASHCSICNNCVKKFDHHCPWVGQCIGLRNYRFFSLFISTSTFLCIFIFIFSWLNIIDQKKHYGNSTWKSMKHEAMSLVLIVYIFIMVWFVGGLTVLHCYLMSTNQTTYENFRYRYVKKDNPHNNGYWRNFKEVFFSKIPPSEHDFRSFMDEETIEVGPYTPNIGINVTSMKEKFGIEMGNKFAVCDNMTIPSILQNLDYSSIEDNEDVKDQTDDNAFDPLGIHFSQKCHRCSPRHSASKSCGSENEASGNERAAKEAPEAVNDERTTNQRYSNMV, from the exons ATGAACAAGGATGAGAAGCAACACAGTACGATCCTTGGATTTCCAGTTCTGATACTGACATTGCTGATGACAATTGCT GACTTGACCTTTTTGTTCATGACGTCCGGTCGAGACCCAGGTATCGTGCAAAGGAACACAAGGCCACTGGATGGCGATGAAGCATACAATGCCACAACTCCATCCATGGAGTGGATCAGTGGAAGAGCACCTCGTCTACGGTTGCCTAGAACAAAGGATGTCATTGTGAATGGCTTTGTCCTCAAAGTGAAGTATTGTGATACTTGCATGTTGTACCGGCCACCTCGCGCCTCACATTGCTCAATCTGCAACAATTGTGTGAAGAAGTTCGATCATCATTGCCCATGGGTTGGTCAGTGCATTGGACTA CGAAACTATCGGTTCTTCAGTTTATTTATATCGACGTCTACATTTCTCTGCattttcatcttcatcttctcctgGCTGAACATTATTGATCAAAAGAAGCACTATGGAAATTCGACGTGGAAGTCCATGAAACATGAGGCGATGTCATTGGTTCTCATAGTGTACATTTTCATCATGGTGTGGTTCGTTGGCGGGCTTACTGTTCTCCATTGCTATCTAATGAGTACAAATCAG ACAACCTATGAAAACTTCCGATATCGATACGTTAAGAAAGACAACCCCCACAACAACGGCTACTGGAGAAATTTCAAAGAGGTTTTTTTCTCAAAGATCCCACCTTCAGAGCATGATTTTAGATCATTTATGGATGAGGAAACGATAGAAGTTGGACCTTACACCCCAAACATTGGCATAAACGTAACGAGCATGAAAGAGAAGTTTGGCATAGAGATGGGCAATAAATTTGCAGTGTGCGACAATATGACCATTCCAAGTATACTACAGAATCTGGACTACAGTAGCATTGAGGATAACGAAGATGTCAAGGATCAAACCGACGACAATGCATTCGATCCTCTTGGTATTCATTTTTCTCAAAAGTGTCATCGTTGTTCACCAAGGCATTCGGCTTCAAAAAGCTGCGGTAGCGAAAATGAAGCGTCTGGTAATGAAAGGGCAGCTAAGGAAGCTCCTGAAGCTGTCAATGATGAAAGAACTACCAATCAAAGATACTCAAACATGGTATAA